The stretch of DNA agtgaccaTGACAGTGACAGACTGAAAGCTGCTCAGTTCATCAGGGAGGCCGAGATAAACAGGAGGCAGTGAGTTCAAAAGGAGTGAAACATTTTTACCAatttgttgttgtcactggctgagaatgtttcattttcattcagctGTTCTGTTTCCTCTTCACAGGATTGAAAAGTTAGAGAAAGAGATTGCACTGAGTATCCAGTGCAGAAAGAATGACTGGACATTTTATTCTGCAGAACTGGAAGGGTATGGGAAAGGgctggaggaagagagaaatGCAGACAGtaagtgtttatgtgttttaaatataatatttcccTTTTAACAGTTGATAAGGAAGTCAACACAGgtttcaacacaacaacaacaacacaacctaCAGTATGTTTAAATACACCGTTGAACATGTGCTGtaagatttttttcttcttcaggaaTTAATTTTCAAAAGCAACTGGTGAAGATGCATAATGGTGTGAGGAAATTTCAGAGACAGCTGGTGGATGTGAAGCCAACCCCTCAGTGTAAGTAACATCAAGCATTAATGTTCTGCTCTATTCATGTATCAGGTGCCGGTGATTGTATTTTAACGTacaattcacaataaaatgtaacttctgcttgtgttttcagtgattgAACGACTTAAAGAAATAATGTCAGAGGTGGAAATCTCCATTAACACCCTTAAAGAGGAACAGCGCTCATGGTAACAGGACACACTAAACAAATATGTACCAAGCTCAACTCATCGAAATAGATATACTGTGAAATTTAAAGGCATAGTTCAGTACAcatcagaaaacattttcaacaCTGACTTTTCCAAGCGTGCTGCCCTTCTCATGAACCAGCCCTGGCTTCTTTATTTCACCATTAGACAACAATTAGTTTTCTGctgtaaactgaagtttttaaactgctcactctcctgtaTCAACATTCATAAAGAAAATTGGCATTTTAAACTCACAGGGACATAGAAGctgtaagtttgtgtcacttagctAAATctcaatccaaacaaaggacTTCAAGCACTGAAGTTACAgagtaacatatttaaaatctgatggaggcagcagtggatcaataactcctgtgtACTGGGGAGAGAATATccaatatccaatccaatccactttatttatagagcacatttaaaaacaacgcAGTTGCCCAAAATGCTGTACagtaacattaaaataacataaaacacaagtaaagttcgtaaaaaacagaaaacagcggccaaggagaagaagtgAGTCTTGACgagctttaaaaacaggaagaataGTTTACAAACTTAAATTTGCTCCTGGAAAAGGCTTTGTCACAGCGAGAAAGAAGTGGCAGACATATTCTTAGGATATATTAGACTTCAGCaggtgtatattttaataggtGAGTATTTTGTTGAGTGgtgaaaatctgttttccagtctgtccctgctggcagccatgttatcagtgacaGCATGTGTCCGATTCCCAGGCTGtttcacagaaatgtttttttacgcTTGGTGGCATGTTTGGAAAAGTCAGTGTTCATAATTCTTCCTACacccacacttcaaaaaaaacgaAATTGTCCCCTTAACACAATAGCTTTTCAACAAACAGTATacttaattcattcaaataataCTCTCAAATTAGCGTTGATTTAGTTCTAGGTCGTAATGTTTTGGTTTCCAACAAGTGTTGTtacactgaataaataaaaaaaaaggatgcacACACTACAGGAGCCAAGTAATTACTGGTTCTtataaacatactgtaaaaGCAGTCAAAGATACAGTACAAGAGCCTGTGTTCTGTTTATGGCAGTGCTCCATGTCACAAATAATTACATGCACTGTAAGACAATTTATTACAGTGCACATTTAATGTGAGAGTAATTAATTACTGTTTATGTGTCTCTGCTTCTTAGCTATGAGGCACTTCTTAGGGAGGAGAGGACATGTAGACAAGAGGTCACTGCTTATGAAAGGAGGATTGAAAACTGGATCCTTGCTCTCAAATCAGACCCCACACCACCAACATCTCACTCTGATAAGGTTAGTCTTCCTTCATTCCTTCCTTGATTCTCTTTGTTCATAACAAATGTGTGCGTTTGAATAAATAATTTGCCAAAAACAAGTTATAAAAATGTTGAAAcataaaatgatgaaatgatgtgaaagtgACCTTTTTCTAAGGGCATTCAGAGTTCTGACTCCTTCAGCCCCTCATGTGTTTTCCAATAAGACCAAACCCCCAGACAATGACCTGCCTGCAGAGGTCAGAGCACTGGAAGCTTTCCTGCAGAAGACAGGAGGCCCTTATGGTGGCTGGGACCAATATGACCACCAAGCCTTCCTGAAAGTAAGACACTATTGTCATTCTGTCTCAATAATCTGATCCTCCACTTGCAGATcatcacacactgtaaacactAACATTGCCATGTCTGACTCTTATCTGTATGATACACAGGTCTGGACAAAGTACAGTGGGCAACCAGCCTACAGGAAAGAGGCCAGTCTTTACCTGCTTGATAAAACTTTGGAGGACATAGAGCAACACGAGGACTGGCATCAGCAGCTGATCTGTCTGcaggacagaaagagagaggtagaggacaaaaaaaaaaacagaatagaaCAAAACATGTGCAGATAGTGTGTTGTCAGTTTGGAAATGAAACCTCATTTGtgtatttacaaacaaaaaacagtcctTTTGGAACCTTGAGCATCATCAAAATTGCCAGATCAATATGTAGATTAGTGAATGAATATGCAACATATTTGCCCTTTTTGCTTCATGTAAAATGTGTAGTTAAACGTAAACTATGAAGCCGTTGGCTTTCATGAGTATAAGCTCTTATTTTGTTAACCTTGATTAGAACAGCCTTTATTCTTTATAAACATGACTTACCTTCCTACCATACTCAGGCTATTCAGCGGTGGAAAGCCAGCAAAAATCAGGAACGTCAGAGCAGAATACAGAGTCAGGAAGAGGCAGAAAGGAGGGAGAAGGAGGCCAAGACTCAGGTCCAGCAACACAGGTGAGTTACATGTAGAAAGCGTTAAAGAAAAGACAATTAAAGGAAGTTGATGTATGCACTGATTCCATGGCTAAAGCAGTAAAATCATAATATTTTACGAGTGCAGCGAGCACTAGATTTGTTGGTCTAAATGTAGATGAATGTTCAGGTTTCATTAGCTCATagtctttttttggttttcgcTTTAGTGCCGTCTGTGATTTATTGTGTTAATTTCTCTTCTGTTTCAGGactgaagaggagaggagagagacggTACAGCAACTGGagcagtggagagaagagaggagaaggaaagCAGAACAGGAAGAGGAACAGAGAACGTTGGAGGAGATACAAAAGAGGAGACAGGAAAAGGTGACTGTGTGGCTGTTTGAGAAAAGTCACATTATTGTGGTTATGTAACATTTGTATTTGGTTTATAGCGTACAGTGTATTTTGCTGTATTTGTTACAGTTGTTTATTTACCTTAACTGATCAAACGTATTGTCATCTTGTTTATCAGGAAGAACGACACCGCCAGCTGGAGGTGAAGCTGATcattgaggaggagctacataagaagagagaggaggatgaggaacaggagaggtggaggagagaggaggaactGAGGGAGAtgaatgagaggaggagagaggcaaCAAAGGGGATCAAACGCTTTAATGAAAGGGTACAAGGAGTTACAGAGACATCATCCCAGAGTGCCTGGTGTTACACTTCTTTTAAGGACCAGGATTTGGAGACTTGTTAAACAAGGTTTTGGCAGTGCTGGGTAGAATATAAAAACTGTATCTGCTTGTCTGCAGGATCTTCACAGGGTGGAGGCAAAGCTTCAAGAGAAACAGCTGagggaaaaagaggaagaggaaagacagAAGAGAATTGCTGTTAAGTTGAAGGAAAAGGTACAAGGCTGTACGATTAACAAATCAGCCACATATAAGTTATCATCAGTTCTTATGAACACCTATAATAAACAGGGTTGTGGGTTTAGTAGATGgttgtttatatgtttttattatgattattatttaggTGGATGGTCACGTCAGCAGAGATCCCTCCAGACTTACCCGTCCCACTAAGGGATGGGAGGAGCGAATGAAGCACGTTGGACCTTCAGGAGGGGGACCTCTACTACAGATGTTTCACAGGTCTCACtgtgtctgcttttttttacttgtcaCTCTATTACGTCTCTTTTAAGGAATATTTTTGGGTGATTGCTGATTTAATcactaaaaatgtattcatttttcttttcttctgttgcAGAGCTGTTCCTTCTTGGAGACAAGGCCTGTGATGAGCAGTTATTGGAAGCCACTCAAGCTGCCGTGAAATACATTTCACTATGTCataatttattattcattatagATGTTGCCatcatttctgctgctgtttgttttttggcagCCTATACTTTTACAAAACTGttacaataaaagaaaagtggTTTTGTTGTAAATTCCCTCAAATTGTGTGCTTTAGTATTTCCATTTCCTGTTATTCAATTATTGTGCAACATTCCTGAAGGATGATGTTGTACTTTAATATTAATGTtgtatattttactttatttgtaaagaattaaagaatttaattttattaatccccttagggaaagtattcctctacatttgacccatcctagaattaggagcagtgggctgccacactgagtagcgcccggggagcattgggggttgggtaccaagttccctttccacttggccacgggctgtaTTTGACATGTATTGTTACTTATGCAATTACAGACTTATAAAAGCTTTGTGAACCAGCTATTATGGTTGTGTCGTCAATGAGAACCTCTGCACATCGCGCTGTGATTTtgtcgttttattttgaaagacagagGTACTGGAAGTGATTCCTCATAGGTGCGGATGCAAAGATGGCGGAGGAGGAGAGTCAGTTGGAAGAATTTGAGCAAATAGACTTTTTAAGAGATCGACATGTTCGGTTCTTCCAGAGAACACTTCAAGTGCTTCCAGAGAGATACGCCTCACTGGAAACTACCAGGTAAGTTCACTGGAATCCGCAAAGCGGCTGTGGTTTACATAGTTGTTGACTAGCATCTCAGCTAGCTGTGGCTCACTAGCAGCTTTGAATGGAGGTGCTACTTTAGCTTAGCCTACTTGCTAACATTAGTCTGGGCAGTGAAGTTGTGATTGgagtaaaacaggaaactaaCTGTACAGCAAGGGCACGACGCCCTGTCACACGTATTAGTCATCATGTAGTATAGTCACGGAAATAAGGCTCGTTTAgcaatgaaatgtttattttaatccaCTTCTCCATTTGTGTACTTAAACATCTCTCAACTTTGATTAGCTGCCTCTGCTGGTCGAACTTAACCAACAGATAAATATGAAAGTATGAGCCACATAACTTTATCAGTATTACCCATTATgtatttataacattatttttgaGTTGTGTTAAATTATGCCTTAGTCTAATGTGCATGTCCCGGTGTTTACATTAGCACTGGTTAGTTGCAAAAATCAGATACATTTATAGTCATTAATAGacattcagttcagttcaaacCTCATTTCACTTTCACAATCCACTAAAGAGTaatacaacaacacagaaattgaacatgttaaataaatggGGTGTAGGTACAAAATAATTTATAATACAttgctgaaacaattactccattaatcGTCAaccattaaatgtaaatatttcctggtttctttgctccatataatgaaagaaatcattaaaactgaatcagtACCAATGTCTCCACAGCTgggactgaaaacaaacaatcactGCTGAATCAGGATTGAACATGATCTCATTTACAGTAGCAGTGTcttgataccacttttttgtgtcccaTATTGATATCAGAACCTGAGTATCAAGCTGATACAGCTTTTATCACCCTTTAACAACTAAGAGCATATATTCTACCctcataaagaaataaaaaaaaatttcatgaacaaaatgatacaccttttttttgtttttcttttagcttAAATAATTTCACACCACTGACATGGAACCAGTTTAGTGCTGGTaataacatccatcctgagtgatctgatcacaggCTGAACACTCCCAATACACAAACTCCCAACACAATCCTTCCTCAGGACAGATTAGAGACTGCATCTTCAGCCAATGTCATCTGATCCACACAGCTATGACACTagtgtgtatttaaataaaggGGCAGAAACATCATATCCAATCATTCAGGACCTACTTTAacaccaggtgtgaacagtctcACAGTCATAAGACTGTCTGTATGTGATGTTAATTCTGAACAGGGCCATGATTCCTGTAGACTGGCAGTCCTGTGTGTCCATCAGAACCACTGTTGTCTCTCTTTATAGAAAGAACTTTGTGaagcatttatgtgatatttaatgTTTACAGCTTGTATTGATCCCCCCCCCATGCATCAAGTCTGTAAATAAATCTTAAGTATGAAACGCGTAAACTGCTCTCTGCCTTCTTTCTCTCCAGGTTAACAATCATATTTTTTGCCCTCTCTGGTCTGGATGTGCTGGATGCCCTTGATGTGATTGATAGGAACATGATGATTGAATGGATCTACTCACTACAGGTGCTGCCAACAGAGGACCGTAAGTCTCGAATCTTCACACCTTTTCACCCCAACtgtgaaacaaaatgtgtttccacAGTTTGCTGTTAAAAGCTTTGCACTACAAGTATTCATTGTCAATAAGATTGATGATAAAAAATGAAGTGGTAAATCAAAGGTTTGGAACCAGCAAAGGAAGATGAATAAAGCATGTTTACTCATGACACACAGGGCTTCGAAAACAATTAATTTACCTTGTGTCACCTGCTGCACTGCAGAGTAAAGAGTAGTCTGTCAGCTTCAGCTTTTCTTTCAAACAGTTGTGTAAGGGAGTAGAATCTAACcaacagacattttgtttttgtcaaaaagcAAGGATTTGAAAGCTGTGTGTGAAAAGGAAGTGGTCATCTACATAAAACTGTACAGGTGGTAGATGCAATTGCTGTAATTGGGCAACTTGGTAAAACTGGTCCATACAGATGAAGATGATAGTTTTACCAGATATTTTATCTGATATAAGggagtttttttcctctcctttgtCACCAAGTACTTGTATAGCAACAATGGTTCCAACTGTTGTTgctataaaaataacatttaattggTGCACATTCTGGCATACACTGTATGAGTGAATGGTCATACACAGATGCTGAAACAATGTGCCCTTTGCACAGTAGTCTTTTGCAGGACAGCACAGGTGTTTCTGATAATATTTACAGTGGCTATGTACAGTTCATGTATGTCAGGAATGTGTGACAGAGAGCCAGCATGCACCCTGACACTTTGATCATTTACACCTGTGAATTTACCACTGTGTgaactgtcaaaatggctgctgtgcaaatggTGTATCACTGAAGCATATGAGATAATTATTCCATTAATGCCATTTAATGTACCTTGATGACTGATGGAAAGTAGGATAACTGGCTGGGTAGCCAACACTGCATTAGAGGTATTGGCCTAAAGGGGGTTTTCTGCAAACATCAAATTGTCAAGCGTGCGTAAGTGTGCAACTTCTTATTAAAGTGAAGCAGATATTAGCCTGCAGGTGTCCTCTGCACCTGATCTGTTCCAACTGGGCGTCTGTTCATCTGGGAAAAGTTGGACTCTAAATATTTAATGAGATTTTTCTCCTAACAAGCCATTCTGTGCCATCTGTTCAAATGCCCAGTCAATTAATTATTCAAAATATCAGCAGAAATCATGTTGCGACTTGattgctttcattttttttgctgttgccaTATGTTTGGTGTCTGTACGGTTTCTTATCATCATTAGATGTGAAAATGCAACTTCAGAGATTTTCCAATGTGTGATCAGAATAAAAatgcctttgtttttgtttaacattATTGAGACTTAAAACATGTGTTGGTGTATAGAGCTGATAATCAAacttcaacactttttttggtATCGACCAAACTT from Solea solea chromosome 8, fSolSol10.1, whole genome shotgun sequence encodes:
- the LOC131464017 gene encoding coiled-coil domain-containing protein 112-like isoform X1; amino-acid sequence: MYAPLCVLFCFVFVLWLQVYYECTVVIYLFHDCEQADSSSDHDSDRLKAAQFIREAEINRRQIEKLEKEIALSIQCRKNDWTFYSAELEGYGKGLEEERNADRINFQKQLVKMHNGVRKFQRQLVDVKPTPQLIERLKEIMSEVEISINTLKEEQRSCYEALLREERTCRQEVTAYERRIENWILALKSDPTPPTSHSDKTKPPDNDLPAEVRALEAFLQKTGGPYGGWDQYDHQAFLKVWTKYSGQPAYRKEASLYLLDKTLEDIEQHEDWHQQLICLQDRKREAIQRWKASKNQERQSRIQSQEEAERREKEAKTQVQQHRTEEERRETVQQLEQWREERRRKAEQEEEQRTLEEIQKRRQEKEERHRQLEVKLIIEEELHKKREEDEEQERWRREEELREMNERRREATKGIKRFNERDLHRVEAKLQEKQLREKEEEERQKRIAVKLKEKVDGHVSRDPSRLTRPTKGWEERMKHVGPSGGGPLLQMFHRAVPSWRQGL
- the LOC131464017 gene encoding coiled-coil domain-containing protein 112-like isoform X2 codes for the protein MAALATARFADKHSKADSSSDHDSDRLKAAQFIREAEINRRQIEKLEKEIALSIQCRKNDWTFYSAELEGYGKGLEEERNADRINFQKQLVKMHNGVRKFQRQLVDVKPTPQLIERLKEIMSEVEISINTLKEEQRSCYEALLREERTCRQEVTAYERRIENWILALKSDPTPPTSHSDKTKPPDNDLPAEVRALEAFLQKTGGPYGGWDQYDHQAFLKVWTKYSGQPAYRKEASLYLLDKTLEDIEQHEDWHQQLICLQDRKREAIQRWKASKNQERQSRIQSQEEAERREKEAKTQVQQHRTEEERRETVQQLEQWREERRRKAEQEEEQRTLEEIQKRRQEKEERHRQLEVKLIIEEELHKKREEDEEQERWRREEELREMNERRREATKGIKRFNERDLHRVEAKLQEKQLREKEEEERQKRIAVKLKEKVDGHVSRDPSRLTRPTKGWEERMKHVGPSGGGPLLQMFHRAVPSWRQGL